In Elusimicrobium sp., the genomic stretch ATTTTGAGGGCTATGTGCGCGAAAAACAAGCCGACGAAGGTATCCAAGAAATGCAAAAGCATGTGGATTCCATGATTATCGTTCCCAACGAAAAACTTTTTGCCAACATTGATCCGGAAACATCTTCTAAAGATGCTTTCCAGATGGTAGATGAAGTGCTTTTACAGGCCGTCAAAGGAATAGCGGAAGTAATTACGCAACCCGGAGAAGTAAATATCGACTTTAACGATATTCGCAAAGTGATGGCCAAGTCGCATAAATCTCTTATCGGGATTGGCGAAGCCAGCGGCCCCGGACGGCATTTGCAAGCCGTTAAAAAGGCGATTTCTTCGCCTTTGTTGGAAAATGCCGATATTCGCGGAGCAAAAGGGTTTATCGTTCACTTTTCCGCCGAGGATAACTTGCCTCTCTTGGAACAAGGGGAAGTGATGAACTTAATTCGCCAATATGCCAGCAACGATTCTATCATTATGTTCGGCCAAACATATGATGCTACCTTGAACGGGGTGTTCAAAGTAACGGTTATCGCTACGGGTTTCAGCGCAGAGAAGGCCAATGTGTTTAACACGCGCCGCGTTACTGCGCCGGAGTCACCGATGCCGTCTGCTCCGGCTATGCCGGCGGAGTCTATCCTTTCTTTCCCGGAAGATAGCCGCTTATCCGACCCGGCCAGCACCATGCGTATCCCGGCGTTTTTGCGCCGTAAACAAAACCGACACTAAAGGAGAGAAACTATGGCGGTAGGACTTCAAAGTTTATTAAGAACGGTAGTTGACAACAAAGCCAGCGGGCTTCATATCCGCGGTAATTCCAATGCGTATGTGCGCTTGCATGGGCAAATTAAACCGATTGACGATTCCTTCATCACCAACGATGAAGCCAAAAAAATGGCCTATGCCTGTATGGGGGAACGCGAACGCAAAATTTTTGAACAATACAGCACGGTGGACTTCTCCTTGGACGCCAAATCTTACGGGCGTTTCCGTTTTAACGTATTCCGCCAAATGGGTAAAATCTGTATGGCTATTCGCCATATTCCGCTTAAAATTCCTACCTTTGAAGAATTCCATTTGCCCGGTGATATTTTGCGCAAAATTTCCGAAAACCGCCGCGGTCTTATTTTGGTAACCGGTATGACCGGTTCCGGTAAAACTTCTACCTTGGCCGCCATGATTGACCATATCAATAAATCCCGCTCCGGCCACGTGTTGACGATTGAAGACCCCGTAGAATTTATCCACTCCGATAACCGCTGTATCGTCAGCCAATTGGAGCTTGGGGTAGATACGCCTTCTTATACCGGGGCGTTACGCGGGGCCATGCGTCAGGATCCGGATGTGGTTCTCATCGGCGAACTTCGCGACGGAGAGGTAATGAAGGCTGCCATTTCCGCGGCTGAAACGGGGCAGTTGGTGCTTGGTACCATGCACACGGTAAACGTAACGCAGACCCTTTCCCGCTTGGTGGACGCTTTCCCGGTGGAACAACACGAACAGGTGCGTATGCAACTGGCCGAACTGATCCGCGGGATTATCTGCCAACGCTTGCTCCCGACTATTAAACCCGGTATGCGTCCTGCCTTGGAAATTTTGGTTTCCACTCCGCAGGTACGCAAACTGATTATGGAAAACAAACCCAGTGATTTGTTCAAAGCCATGCAAAACGGGGAATTTTATGGCATGAATACCTTTGACCAAGCCTTGGCCCGTTTGTATAAAGAAGGCTTTATTGACCTGGAAACGGCACAATCGGCCGCTACCAGCCCCGATGCCATTATGCTCGCCGTGCGCGGGGTAACCAGCAGTTTGGACGCCGCTTAATATGACTACACGCATCAACGGGATGTTAATTGCCATTGACGGCACGGCTGGGACGGGGAAATCGTCCGTCGGTAAGGCCGTGGCCGCCAAACTGGGTTACGGGTTTTTGAGTACGGGGGAAATGTACCGTGCGCTGGCCTATAAAGTTTTTGAGAAAAAAATCGATCCCGAAAATCACGACGAAGTGTTAGCCGCTGCGCGGGAGTTGCGCTTTACTTTTGCTCTCCAGCCGGATGCTTCCCTCAAAATGTTTGTGGACGGAGATTTTTTGGGTTCTAAACTCCATTTGGAAGAAGTCGGCAATGTAGCCAGCCGCGTTTCCACCAACGGGGAAGCCCGCCGCGTGCTGACCGAAAAAATGCGGGAAGTAGGCGAAGAAGGCGGAATCGTGATGGAAGGGCGCGATGTGGGAACGGTCGTTTTTCCGGACGCGGATATTAAGTTCTATTTGGACGCTTCCGCCGAAGAACGCGCTAAACGCCGTGTGAAACAATTGCAAGAAGCCGGCGAACACCCGGCCTATGACCAAATTCTCAAATTGATACAGGAACGCGACTACCGCGATTCCCACCGGGCCGTCAGCCCGTTAAAACCTGCCGAAGACGCGATTGTTATTGATACTTCGTCACTCGATATGCAGCAGGTTATAAACGCAGTTTTGGAGAAACTTCAGCATCATGCTTCTTAATTTGATAAAATTATTAGCAAGGATCTATTTCAAAACCTGTTACAACTTTAAGGTGGAGGGGTTGGAAAATATCCCTCAAACAGGGGCGTTAATTATCGCCGGGAACCACTTGTCCAATGCAGATCCGCCGGCTATTGGCGGTTTTGCCGGGCTCGTGCGCGATTCCCGCTTTGTGGCCAAAAAGGAATTGTTTGAAATTCCGGTACTCGGGTGGTTTTTCCGCCATTGTAACTATATTCCGGTGGATCGCAAACGCACTATCGGCGATATGGGCGCGTTAAAAGAGGTAGTGGCTGCCTTGGAAAAAGGCGAAAGCGTGGTGATGTTCCCCGAAGGGACGCGCAGCCGCACCGGTAAACCCCAAAAACCCAAAAGCGGAATCGGCTTTTTGGTTTACAAAACGGGAGCGCCGGTTCTACCCGTAAAAATAGAAGGCACTTTCGGTTGGCCGTGGGTGCGCAAAATCCGTGTGAAATTCGGCACGGTGATGCACCTGCAAAAGGACGAAACCCTGGAACCGAAAGCGCAATATAAACAATTTGCAAATCAAGTAATGGATGCAATAAATTCAATTCATATCTAATGGAGGTCAACGCAGATTTCCCCACCGGGGGAACCTGTAATAAGGACTTATGACAAACGAAGAAATCAAACAAACGGAAGAAACAATTAACGAACAAGAAATGACGATGGATCAGTTAATTGCGCAGCAAGAGTCTTTATCGGAGAAGTTGTACAAAAAAGAAATTGTAGATGTAACGGTTGTACAGATTAACCAAGATTATATTTTAGTGGATACCGGCGCCAAAAAAGAAGGTGCGATTGCCGTGTCCGAATTTGAAGGCAAAACCTTGCCCGCCGTGGGGGACAGTGTTTCCGTCGTGCTCGTAAAACGCGGTAGCGACGAAAGACCTTCTATCCTTTCCCACAAAAAAGCCTTGGAATTTTTGGGCTGGGATATTTGCAAAAAATCCTACGAAGCCAAAGAACGCGTGAAAGGTACTATCGTACAATGCGTTAAAGGCGGTTACATTGTAGAAGTGTTCGGTGTAAACGGTTTTATGCCGCTTTCCCTTTCCGAACTCCACACTGCCTACAAACACTACTTGCCCGTAGGTGCCAAAATCAAAGCGCAAATCGTAGAATTTGCCAAAGAAAAACAAAAACTTATCGTTTCCCGCAAACAAGTTTTGGAAGAAGATGAAGCCGTCCGCCGCGAACAAGTCCTCGGCGAAATCAAAGAAGGTGATGTGCTTCGCGTAGTGGTTTCCAAAGTGGACAAAGAAAAATTGTTCCTCCGCTTCCACGGTATTGAAGGGGTGGTAACCTTGGAAAATATCGCCTGGAAGGAACCGGAAACCGCCATTGCCAACTTCCGCCGCGGTCAACGCTTGAAAGCCAAATTGTTAAACTTGGACAAAGAAACCCCGCGCTTGGAATTCGGTTTGAAACAGTTGTTCCTTAACCCCGCTGATGCTTTGAAACGCCGCTATCCGTACAAAAGTTCCGTTAAAGCTTTGGTTACCAAAGTGGACGCTGAAAACGGCGTAGAATGCACCATCGGCAAAAACAACACCAAAGGTTTCATCAACCCCTTCGAAATGGGCCGCGATTTTACCGCTAAAGAAGGCGATACGATTACTGCCCTCGTAGTAGGTGTGGATCCGGAAACCTTCACGGTGAACCTCTCCGTTAAGAAATACGACCAAGTTCAAAACCGCAAAGTGGTGGCTCAATACTTGAAACAAGCCCCGCGCCCGACCTTGGGTCAACTCTTGCAAGATTCTTTCAAAACGGAAGAAGAAAACAACTAAGTTAGATATAGAATTGACGCAGTTAAAAAGCCCCGCACAAAGCGGGGCTTTTTTTGTTATACTTGTGATTAGAGATGAAAAATCTTTTTAGGAGAAATAAATGAAAAAAGGTTTCACTTTAATAGAATTATTGGTAGTCGTATTGATTATTGGTATTTTGTCGGCGGTGGCCCTTCCGCAGTACCAAGTTGCGGTGGCCAAAAGCCGGATTAGTTCTCTTATTCCGGTGGTAAAAAGCATGGCCAATGCGTTGGAACTCTACCGTCTTTCCAACGGGGCTTATCCGCCTGATGATTCTTCTACCGACTTCGGGTTTGATATCCAAGTGCCTCCCGGCTGTACGCAAGCAGGCACCACGGGCGGGAACCATTGTCCCAACAATGTTATGTATGATTTATTAGATTATGGCGTCCCCAATGTGTTGGCGGCGAATAAGCAGGTAAAGGTGGGGTATGCCATTTGGCTCCAGCATTCCGATCACCCCGGGGCTATTCGTTGTTTAGCCGTAAAAACAGATGAAACCGCAAATAAAGTATGCAAAAGCATGGGGGGAACTTTAGTGAGTGGGGAAACCTTCAAATATTTTTCTGAAATTGTGGGGGCTCCCAATATATATGCCTTATAGTTTTTAGCATGAATCAAAACCCGGGAACAAATTTTGTTTCCGGGTTTTTTGCGCCCCAATTTTCTGATGGAAAACTAACAAAGAAAGGATATTTCTGCCTGCGTGTTTTTTGTTTGTTGTAAATCGTAAAAAATACTTTACAAGTTTGTAACGGAAATTTATAATAAAAGTATCGTTCTGTAAGGGCGAAATATTTTAGGGGTTGTGATTTGTCAAAATAATCATCAAAAAGGAGAAAAAATGAGTGGATTGTTAATTGTCGGGATATTAGTGGCGGTCTTTGCCGTGTATGTTGTGACGACCTATAACGGGTTTGTTGTGTTGCGTGTACGTGTGCAAGAGGCGTGGAGCGATATTGAAGTGCAAATGAAACGCCGCTATGACCTGATTCCTAACTTAGTGGAAACGGTGAAAGGGTACGCCAAACACGAAAGCGGTACCTTGGAAAAAGTAATCCAAGCCCGCAATATGGCCATGGCGATTCCGAAAGGAAATTTGAAAGAAATTGCCGCTTCCGAAACGGTTCTTTCCGGCGCGCTTAAATCTATTTTTGCCTTGTCGGAAAACTATCCGGAATTAAAAGCCAACACCAACTTTTTGGAACTTCAACGCGAACTGCGCGATACGGAAGACAAATTACAGGCCGCCCGTCGTTTTTACAACGGAAATGTAATGTCTTACAATACCAAAATTGAACTCTTCCCCAGCAACATTGTGGCCTCTCTTTTCCACTTTGAAAAGAAAGAGTTCTTTGAATTGGACGATTCGGAACAGGCTGCCCGCCAAGCCGTTAAAGTGCAATTTTAAGAGGGCCTTTTATGGCTACGACTTACGAACATATTAGTCAAAACAAGTGGCGCACTGCGCTGCTTGTTTTGTTTTTTCCCGTTTCTTTGGCTATTTTGGCTTGGATAACGCTGTATTTGCTATTTGTTTGGAGGAGTTAATGCGTCTTCCGCGCAAACCGCACAAACGGTAGATATGATGGCGGCCTCAGCACCGATAACGGCCAGTGTAAGCACTTCGTTGGCTTATGTGTTGCCTTTTGTGTGGTTGGGGGCCATGATATGGTTGTATGTTTCGTGGTACGTTGGGGCACCGATTGTGCTTTCCGGTACGGGAGCGAAGGAAATCAGCCGTGCTGACAATCCTGAAATCTACCGTTTGGTGGAAAACCTCTGTATTACCAGAGGCTTGCCCGTTCCTAAAATCTATATCATGGAAGATCCCTCGCTTAACGCCTTTGCTACCGGCCGTGACCCGGACCATGCCATTATTGCGCTGACAACCGGCATTATTCAAAAGTTGGATAGGGCAGAATTGGAAGGCGTTATTGCGCATGAACTGGCCCATGTGGAAAACCGCGATATCCGCTTGATGCTTTTGGTTGTGGCGGGTATTTCCTTTTTTACACTATTGGCGGAAATTTGCTTTCGTATGGCGGCTTCTTCCAGCAGACGAAGCGGAAAGGATAAGGGGAATAATGCGGTGTTTTTCTTGGTTATAGGTATCATGCTGACGATTTACGGTTACATTGTGGCCCCCTTGATTCGTTTGGCGGTTTCCCGCACACGCGAGTATCAAGCCGATGCCAGCGCGGCCCTTATGACGCGTAATCCGGGCGCATTGGCCTCCGCTTTGCGTAAAATTTCGGCAGACCCTCGCGTGGAAGCATTGGATAACCGCGAAACGGTGGCCGCTATGTGTATTGCAAACCCGTTAGGGTCGGCGCGGTTTTTTTCCTTAATAAGCGGGCTTTGGGCCACTCACCCTCCTATTGAAGCGCGTATTGCCGCTCTGAAAGAAATGGACGGAAGAATTTAACTGTTATGTACACGGCTTATGACTATGCGGCTTCTAACTCCCGCCGTATGTTTTTGCTGGCGACGGTGTTTGTGCTCTTTTCGTTAGCCGTTAGTTGGGGGGTGGGGTATGGCATTGGATTAGCTCATACGGCTTCCCAGAAGGAAAATAATTTTTGGGGCCGTCTGTCCAAAACAGTTGCCGCTAAAATCTGTAATACTATTTTCCCGGACACTCACGAAATCATCATAGAAGAACCGCTTTTTATCACGGATGAAATGAAGGAAGTTGCGCCTGCCTTTGCTTGGCGGAGTATGCTTCTTGGGTTTATTTTCGCCTGTTTGTGGGTCTTGGGCGGTTACAGGTATGGCGAGTGTTTGACTTTAAGTGCGGCTCATGCCGTACGCTTGCAAGAAAAAGAACATTTAGACCTTTACCGCCGGGTTACTACTATCTGTAAGACAGCCGGCCTGCCTCCCCCAAAAATCTATCTGGTGTTGGACGATTCCCTGAACGCATTTACCGCCGGGGTAGGCAAAGAAAATATCGCCTTGGCGGTAACAAGCGGTTTGCTGGAAAAATTAAGCGGGGCGGAGTTGGAGGCAGTGCTGGCCCAGCAGGTTGCCCATATTAAACTGGGCAATACCAAATTGTGGCTTGCCGGCTTAACAACGGCTTTATTTTTAAGTTTTTTGGCAGAGACTTGCTTTGCTTCCGCTATTCTTCCCAAGAGAGGGGTAATAGGTAGTATCTTCTTTTTATTGGTAGGAGTGGGCTGTTGGGTGTTGGGAGCATTTGTGGCACCGCTGATGCGGTTTGCTGTTTCCAGGCAGGCTGCTTTTTGGGCCGACTCTCAGGGGGTCTTGATTAACCGTAACGCCGAGGCTTTTATCAGTGCTTTGGAAAAAATGCGGCAAGATAGCCGCGTGGAGTTATTAGATTTGCATCCCAGTTTGGCGGGGCTTTGCGTGTTAAATCCGCGCGAAAAAAGTACGCTAATTATGGAAATTTCAGGCTTAAATGCAACGCATCCTTCTGTGGAAAAACGCATTTTAGCACTTAAGGAAATGGACGGAAGAATTTAACACTATGCTTGCTTACGAATATATTAAAAAAAATAAACGCCGCAGTTTAATTTTAGCGGCTATGTTTCCTGTTTCTTTTACGTTATTTGCCTTTTTGGTAATTATGTTTTTTCATTCGGCAGGAACGGTTTTTTATTATTTGGATATATCCCGAGAAATCGTGTGGAAAGAAATTTTGCAATCTGCTTTTGTAGCCGCGCATGAGTGGTGTAAGATAGTACTTCCTATTTGTTTTGTTTTGTCTGCTTTTTGGGCGCGTATTGCCATAAAAGACGGGGGAAGTGTAGTGCTTAAGTATATTCCCGGTATCCGCCCTATTTTTAAGTTGGATCATTTTGATGCCTGTACGGCATTGGAAAATTTATGCATCACGGCCGGAATGCCCCTGCCTGATTTATACGAATTAAACGATGACTCGTTAAATGCTTTTTCCGTAGGGGTTTGCCCGGAACACTCGGCCATTATTCTTTCCAAAGGGATTTTGGAAAAGTTGGATCGTCCCCAACTGGAAGGAGTTTTGGCCCACGAATTGGTGCATATTCGTAATTACGATACGCGCGTGATGGCAGTGCTGATTACCTGTTTGGCCTTCTTTACCTTTGCGGGAGAAATGTTTGTTTACGGAACGGAAAAAGAA encodes the following:
- the ftsZ gene encoding cell division protein FtsZ; translation: MRDLFMPADSFESKKAKIKVIGVGGGGGNAINHMVASGLKDVDFIAVNTDAQDLRRNSAPYLVQVGEKITKGLGVGGDPEKGKRAAEESKEKLKQIIGQCDLLFITAGMGGGTGTGVAPYLAKLAKELYGDDLLVVGVVTRPFNFEGYVREKQADEGIQEMQKHVDSMIIVPNEKLFANIDPETSSKDAFQMVDEVLLQAVKGIAEVITQPGEVNIDFNDIRKVMAKSHKSLIGIGEASGPGRHLQAVKKAISSPLLENADIRGAKGFIVHFSAEDNLPLLEQGEVMNLIRQYASNDSIIMFGQTYDATLNGVFKVTVIATGFSAEKANVFNTRRVTAPESPMPSAPAMPAESILSFPEDSRLSDPASTMRIPAFLRRKQNRH
- a CDS encoding PilT/PilU family type 4a pilus ATPase is translated as MAVGLQSLLRTVVDNKASGLHIRGNSNAYVRLHGQIKPIDDSFITNDEAKKMAYACMGERERKIFEQYSTVDFSLDAKSYGRFRFNVFRQMGKICMAIRHIPLKIPTFEEFHLPGDILRKISENRRGLILVTGMTGSGKTSTLAAMIDHINKSRSGHVLTIEDPVEFIHSDNRCIVSQLELGVDTPSYTGALRGAMRQDPDVVLIGELRDGEVMKAAISAAETGQLVLGTMHTVNVTQTLSRLVDAFPVEQHEQVRMQLAELIRGIICQRLLPTIKPGMRPALEILVSTPQVRKLIMENKPSDLFKAMQNGEFYGMNTFDQALARLYKEGFIDLETAQSAATSPDAIMLAVRGVTSSLDAA
- a CDS encoding (d)CMP kinase — translated: MTTRINGMLIAIDGTAGTGKSSVGKAVAAKLGYGFLSTGEMYRALAYKVFEKKIDPENHDEVLAAARELRFTFALQPDASLKMFVDGDFLGSKLHLEEVGNVASRVSTNGEARRVLTEKMREVGEEGGIVMEGRDVGTVVFPDADIKFYLDASAEERAKRRVKQLQEAGEHPAYDQILKLIQERDYRDSHRAVSPLKPAEDAIVIDTSSLDMQQVINAVLEKLQHHAS
- a CDS encoding 1-acyl-sn-glycerol-3-phosphate acyltransferase, coding for MLLNLIKLLARIYFKTCYNFKVEGLENIPQTGALIIAGNHLSNADPPAIGGFAGLVRDSRFVAKKELFEIPVLGWFFRHCNYIPVDRKRTIGDMGALKEVVAALEKGESVVMFPEGTRSRTGKPQKPKSGIGFLVYKTGAPVLPVKIEGTFGWPWVRKIRVKFGTVMHLQKDETLEPKAQYKQFANQVMDAINSIHI
- a CDS encoding S1 RNA-binding domain-containing protein; the encoded protein is MTNEEIKQTEETINEQEMTMDQLIAQQESLSEKLYKKEIVDVTVVQINQDYILVDTGAKKEGAIAVSEFEGKTLPAVGDSVSVVLVKRGSDERPSILSHKKALEFLGWDICKKSYEAKERVKGTIVQCVKGGYIVEVFGVNGFMPLSLSELHTAYKHYLPVGAKIKAQIVEFAKEKQKLIVSRKQVLEEDEAVRREQVLGEIKEGDVLRVVVSKVDKEKLFLRFHGIEGVVTLENIAWKEPETAIANFRRGQRLKAKLLNLDKETPRLEFGLKQLFLNPADALKRRYPYKSSVKALVTKVDAENGVECTIGKNNTKGFINPFEMGRDFTAKEGDTITALVVGVDPETFTVNLSVKKYDQVQNRKVVAQYLKQAPRPTLGQLLQDSFKTEEENN
- a CDS encoding prepilin-type N-terminal cleavage/methylation domain-containing protein — encoded protein: MKKGFTLIELLVVVLIIGILSAVALPQYQVAVAKSRISSLIPVVKSMANALELYRLSNGAYPPDDSSTDFGFDIQVPPGCTQAGTTGGNHCPNNVMYDLLDYGVPNVLAANKQVKVGYAIWLQHSDHPGAIRCLAVKTDETANKVCKSMGGTLVSGETFKYFSEIVGAPNIYAL
- a CDS encoding LemA family protein — protein: MSGLLIVGILVAVFAVYVVTTYNGFVVLRVRVQEAWSDIEVQMKRRYDLIPNLVETVKGYAKHESGTLEKVIQARNMAMAIPKGNLKEIAASETVLSGALKSIFALSENYPELKANTNFLELQRELRDTEDKLQAARRFYNGNVMSYNTKIELFPSNIVASLFHFEKKEFFELDDSEQAARQAVKVQF
- a CDS encoding protease, coding for MFGGVNASSAQTAQTVDMMAASAPITASVSTSLAYVLPFVWLGAMIWLYVSWYVGAPIVLSGTGAKEISRADNPEIYRLVENLCITRGLPVPKIYIMEDPSLNAFATGRDPDHAIIALTTGIIQKLDRAELEGVIAHELAHVENRDIRLMLLVVAGISFFTLLAEICFRMAASSSRRSGKDKGNNAVFFLVIGIMLTIYGYIVAPLIRLAVSRTREYQADASAALMTRNPGALASALRKISADPRVEALDNRETVAAMCIANPLGSARFFSLISGLWATHPPIEARIAALKEMDGRI